The following nucleotide sequence is from Halorussus caseinilyticus.
CAGTTCAAACAGTATCGTTGATTTATTTCAGTAACCGGAATAGCACTCCGGCGTGAGAAACATGAAACGGCGTCAGTTCGGCGCGATGCTCGCAGCCGCGACGTTCTCGCTCGGTGGGGTCGGGAGCGCGGCGGCCGACGCATCCGCACAGGAAACCGACCCGCTACAGATAGCAGACGTATCCGTCAGTCTCGGCGGCATCACCGCCTCTATCGGCCGCGCTACCTTCGCCTTCGACGAGGGCACGATGCTCCTCCGAGCGACCGACTGGTCGACGGAGGTCGCTGGAGAACCGATGTCGATAGGTGAAGCGCGCGTCGCCGTGGACGGCGCGGACGCCGAGACGTTTGCGACGGTTCGGGCGGCGATGGTCGAAGCGTTCGAGAGTCGCTCGGCATCGTCGCTGGTCTCGGCGCTCGCGGACGCGAACGTCAGCGAGGACGCTGGCGTTCGGACGTTCCTCGGGTCGGTCGAGACCGGCGGCCAACTCGTCGCCGACGAGATAGCGGCCACCGGAACCGTGGGAAGCGTCGTTCCCTCGGGAAGCGGCGAGTTGTTGCAAGACGGCGCGTCGCTGTCGGAGGTCACTGCCCTCGGCGCGTCGGAGTGGAGCAGACTGACCATCCAACTCGGCGACACCGAACTGGCCGCCAACGACGTAGTGATGCAACGCGACGGCACGGCGCTAGCACTCAGTTCGTCCGGCGGGAGCGCGACCCTCTCGGGCCGAACATTCGACTTCGAGGAGATGGCGATGACCGTCGCGCCGCCCGAGACGATACCCGCGGCCCACGTCGAGTTCGCTTCCCGACTCCGCGAGTTGGCCGACGAAGGGTCGTTGAGTCTGTCGTCGGTGCAGTCGGCCGCCGAGGATTCGGGAGTCACGGTCGCCAACACGACCGAGGCGGTCCGGAACGCCCGGTTCGACCTGTCGTTCGCCAACGTCTCGGAGGGCGGCCGGACCGTCGTCTCGAACTTCGAGACCAGCGGAACGCTCGCGGAGTTGATGACGGTCCTCGGCCAGCGAGTCTGAGCGGACGAAGGTCTGGACGACGCTCTTCTTTCGGTCGGCCCGAACTCGCGGCTTAGCTCCCTTCGAGACGGTTCAGCACCGCGTCGGGTTCGTAGCGAAGCGAGAGTTGCCGCGAACGCCCGCGACCCTCGACGTTGGTGTACGTCGCGTCGATGATGTCGAGTTGGTCGAGTTTGTTAATAATCTCCGAGTAGCGAGTGTAGCCCAGTCCGGTCTGGTCGTGGAAGGCGTCGTACACGTCGCCCGCGCGTTCGCCGTCGTGTTGGGCGATGACTTCGAGCAGTTCGATTTCGCTGTCCGAGAGGGCCTGAAGGCTGTGGCTGAGGTGGACGTACTTCGACTTCTCGTAGGCTTCCTCCACGTCTTGGAGGCTGACGGTCCGACTCGCGCGCATCTCGGCGTTGAGACCCGCGCGCCGGAGCAGGTCGATGCCGACCCGCAAATCCCCGCTCTCGGCGGTGAGTTCGGCCACCTCGTCTAGGACTTCGGTCGAGACGACGCCCTCGTGGAAACCGCGCTCGACACGTTCGCGGAGGATGTCGGCGATTTCCTCGCGGTCGTACACCGGGAAGTACACCTCTTCGGGGCGGAAGACGCTCTGGACGCGGCCGTCCAAGTCCTCGATGACATCGAGGTTCAGGTCCGAGGAGACGACGATAACGCCGATTTTCGCGCCCGAATGGGCCTCGTGCGCCCGGAGGAGCGAGTAGAGGGTGTCGGAGGCCTCGCCCTCGTAGAAGAGGTAGTTCACGTCGTCGAGCGCGACCACGAGTACTTCGTCCTCTTCGACCAGTTTCTCGGTAATCTGGCGGAAGAGCTTCTTGAACGAGATGCCCGACGACGGGGGTTCGTACTCGAAGATACCCTCGAAGATGCGGGAGAACACCGAGTAGCGCGTCGAATCGACCTGACAGTTGACGCGGACGGTCCGCACGTCGGTTTGGGCACCCAACTCGCCGAACACCTTCTGGACGGCGGTGGTCTTGCCGGTGCCGGGCGGACCGCGGGCGATGACGTTCAGCGGGCGGGAACCGCGGGCGGCGGGGCGGAGCGCGTACTTGAGGCTCCGCATCTCGCTCTCGCGGTGGGCGAACGTCTCCGGAACGTAGTCGATTTCGAATACGTGTTCGTTCCGGAACACGGATTCGTCCCACGAGAGCATCCCCTCTTCGGGGTCGTCTGCCATCACTTTCACCTCGCTGTCCCAGCTACTTAACCTTTCGGCGGACGAAAATACTAAAGCAGAGAGGGGTCTACGAAGGGGATTCGGGGCCTCTCGGCGCGCCCGCCGTGACTTCGGCCGGAGGGGTGTCAACCGGGGGACTTCTCGGACGACGGGAGGGTCCGCGGTCGGCCCGTCGGCGCTCGGTGGACCGGTCGGCCCGGCGCGTGCTGGCGCGCGCAGAACCGCGCGCGCCAACCGCGCGAGGTCGTCCGAAGCGAAGCGACGGACGGCTCGGCAGAGCTTGCTCTGCCGGTGGGCGAACGACCGCAGGGAGCGAGCGAGTCGGTTGGGGAGGGTGCGGTTGCGGTTCTCATCGGTTCAAGCCCGAAGTCGGCTCTTCGTCCCGTTCATCCTCGACAGTCGCGGTGCCGTGCGGAGTAGTCACGATGCGGTCGCAGTGGGGCCGTCCGCGACCGAGAAGAGACCGCCAGCAGAGCAATAAAAATCCACCTCTAACAAACAATACCCTATCTGTAAGCAACCCATACAAGTTTTTACCGAATAGAAAACACCCTCGCTCAGAACTTCTCCAGCAACCTGTCGTAGAACTGCCCGTCCGAGTCGCCCGCCAGTTTCTCCACGATGAGTTCCGGCGTCGAGCGCGCGAGGTGGTTCTTCACCGGCGAGCGGTTCACGACGAGTTCGCCGTCCTCCAGACCTTTCGCCTCGATGCCGTCCACCGGCACGTCGTAGTCGGCCATCTCCCGAATCTCGGCGGCGAGGTGCGAGACGAACACGCCGGTCACGTCCCGGCCGCGCAACTCTTCGAGGATGCCCGCGATAATCTTGGCGCTCGCACCGGGTTCGGTGATGCTCTCCAGTTCGTCCACGAGGACGAGGCGGTCCGCACCGCCGCCCGAACCGTCCGTGTGGCTCGCCGTCCGCTCGCCGCCCGTCGCCAGTCCCGCGAACTCCCGTAGCGTGGACTCGAAGGCTCCCGCGTCCAGCGTCCCCTGCGTCTTGGCGTGGTAGTGGAGTTCGCCGAAGCGTTCGACGCTGGCGTCCTCGGCGGGCACCGGCAGGCCCATGTGGGCCAGAATAGTCACGAGCGCGACCAAATCCAGCGTCGAGGTCTTCCCGCCGCTGTTGACGCCCGAGAGGAGCGCCACGCCCGACACGTCGTAATCGACCGGTTCCACGTCCGCGAAGTCAACGTCGAGGAGTGGCGAGCGCCCGCCCTCGATTTCGAACCCCGACGCTTCCGCGCCGTCACTCCCGAACTCCGGCATCACGCAGTCGAAGTCCTCGGCGAATCGCGCGACGGCCAACTCCACGTCCAACTCCAGCGCGGTCCGGACCAACTGCTCGGCGTCGGCCCGCCTGTCCGCGAGGTCCGCGGCGAGTTCGCGCTTCCGGCGGGTCGCCCGGCGGTCCTTCGCGGCCTGCAAGTCCTCGCGCAGTCGGTTGACGACTTCTTCGTCGCGCTCGACGGGGAACGCCGGTTCCTCTGGGAACGCCCGGCGAGCGACCGACGCCTCGCCCGAGTCGAGGTCCAGCGAATCGACGAGTTCCTCGCGGGCCTGTTCGACCGCAGTGGCGTACTCGTCGCTCAACTCCCGCGACAGCAGGGAATCGACGCCAGCGCCCTGTTCGACCAGCGAGAGCAGGTCCGACCCCTCGACGGTCACGTCGCGCTCCTCGATGGCGCTCCGGAGTTCGTCGTTGGCGACGCTCTCGGCCGTCGAGACGGCGGCGTCGAGGTCGTCGATGGCCCGCGCGAGGCGGTCCAACTCGTCGTCGCCGACCACGGTCCCGTCCGAGTCCACGCGTTCGAGCGTCGATTCGAGCGCGTCCAAGTCGAGCGGCGGGTCGATGCCCGCGGTGCGGTGGACTTCGGCGGCGGCGCGCAGGCAGTCGCGGTTCGCGGCGTAGAACGCCAGCACCCGCTCGGGGACGATTTCGGCGGGACGCTCCAGCGCGTCGGGTTCGACCCGCACGTCGCCGTCTACCGCCACGCCAGCGAACTCCTCGTCCAGCGCGACGACGGTCGAGTAGCCCCGAGCGAGGTCCGCGAGGTCACGAGTGTCTTCGACCACCTCGACGCTCAACTCGGGAATCGCCTGCTGTGCCTCAGTGTAGCGCTCGGCGTCGGTGGTCGCCAGACACCGGTCTCGGACCGACACGTCCCGCGGGTCGGCCAGCGGTTCCACGTCGGCCAGCGCCTCCAGCACCTCGTGTCCGGGGTCGCGGTCCGTCGCTCGCTCGGCGAACTCCCGAACTTCCTCGACGCGGGAGGCGACTCCGCTGGGATAGAGGGTTTCGAGGCGCTTCTCGCCGTAACTCGTGACCGTCCGGTCTTTCAGCAGGTCGAGCGCGTCCCGGTAGAGTTCCTCGGCGCGGTCGGTCGCCAGAAAGCCGCCGGGGTCGTCGTGGCGCTCCCGGATTGCCCCGCGCGCGATGGCCGCCGCCCGGCCCTCGGTGATGCCGGGCGCGCTGGCGAGTTCGGCCACGTCGCCCGTCCGGAGCGCGCGCTCGGGGTCGTCCAACTCCGAGAGCGCCGCCGCGGTCTTCGACCCGACGCCGGGTATCGCCTCTAACTCCATTCGGGGTGGAGTACCGACGCCTCGCTTAAAAATATTCGCGGGACGAGTCCCGTCGGCGACGGTGCCGCCGCGACACCTGCGCGACTGTGAAGTCGCTGGGACGCCGCGATTCGGTCCAGCGAGGTCGGTCGAGACCGTCGGCACTCCAGTACGAACTGCTATCTCGCGGTCCAGACGTGGCGGGACTGGTCAGCAACTGCAACAGCCGTCTTGGGACCAGTCGTCACAGCGGTAGCCGTCCCCGTAGTTGCAACACTGGCGTTCGAGGTAGACGCACCCGCTACCGTCGCAGGCGTAACTCGTGCAGTCGTGTTCGTAGTAGCAGTTCTGCACGCTCACGTCGTCGCTTCCGGCGGGAGACTCGACAGTGTACACCTCGTCGCCGGTCCGCACGGTGGCGTAGGCACGGCCGGTCTGCGGGCGCACGGCGAGTTCGACCGTCGCCCCGTCGAGCGCCGTCTCGGTCGTCACGTGAGCGACGGTCTCACCGTCGGCGTAGAACGGGTCGGCGCTCGCGTCCTCGAAGTCGAGTTCGGTGGCGTCGCCTCGGTCGAGGACGCCGCGGTCGGCGAGCTCGGCCAGCACGGAATCGGCGTGGCGAGCGGCGGCCCACCGCGCGCGAGTCGGCGAGTCGTACGCCGCGCTCGCCCGCTCCAGTTCCCGCGTCGGGACTTCTCGGGCGCTGGAGACGCCGGTCGCGCCGAACGCGAGGCCGGTCGCGCCGATGCTCTTCAACAGTCGTCGCCGAGTCGTGTCGCCTCTGTCGGAGGACATACGGAGCGTACGTACATCCGGTCGGATATAAATCTAGTTGGCTAGTTGAAACAAATGGCGGGAGTCGGCGCGGACGCCCGTAGGCGTCCGCGCACGCCGGGACTACTGGCCACGCGGTAGCTCCGACTCGTCCGTTTATTCACCAACACCGTCGAAGGTAGCTATCTTCCGCTGAAGAGACGAAATCGTCACATCTAGATGTCGTCCGAAAATCCTGTACTAACATGAGTACGCCACGGACTGAGAAAGCGTCTTCCGAGCCGCTAGCGGAGAACACCGTCCTCACGGACGTTCTCGGCCCGCACGCCAAGGTTAGCATCCTCGTCGCTCTCCTGAGCGAAAACGACCGTGACCTCGACCCCACGGACATCTCTCGACTCGCGGGCATCGACCGAAGCACGTTCTACGACCACATCGACGACCTCGTGGCGTACGGACTCGTCGAGAAGACCCGCACCGTCGGCAACAGCCAGATGTACCGAATCGACCGCGACAACCCCGCGGCCGAGGACCTCGCGCAGTTGGAGTGGGACCTGTTGGACTGCATCCCCGAGGAGTGACGAGTCGTCGCCCACGTCGCCGCGTTCAACGCGCTTTTCTCCCGCAGACTCCAACCATCGGGACATGGCTACTATCGAGGAGAAAGCGCGGGCGGTCCGCGAGGACCTCGCGGACCGCGAGGGGGTGCTGGTCGCGTTCTCGGGCGGCGTGGACTCGTCGGTCGTCGCGGCGCTGGCCCACGACGCACTCGGGGACGACGCCGTGGCCTGTACCGCCAAGAGCGAGACCCTGCCGGAGGCCGAACTGGACGACTCCAGACGGGTCGCCGACGAAATCGGCGTCCGCCACGAGGTCGTAGAGTTCTCGGAGTTGGACGACACCGACTTCGTGGTCAACGACGACGACCGGTGCTACCACTGCCGGACGATGCGCCTCGGCAAGATGTTCGAGACCGCCGAAGAACTCGGCATCCCGGTGGTCTGCGACGGGACCAACGCCAGTGACGCCGACGGCGGCCACCGGCCGGGTCTCCGAGCAGTCGAGGAGTTAGACGCCTACTCGCCACTTCTGGCCCACGACATCGACAAGGAGGAGGTCCGGGAGCTGGCCGACGCCTACGACCTCTCGGTCGCCGACAAGCCCTCGATGGCCTGTCTCTCGTCGCGGATTCCCACCGGACTCGAAGTCACCGAGTCGAAACTCTCGCGGGTCGAACGGGCCGAGGCGCTGGTCCGCCAGTGGGGATTCTCCCAGTTTCGGGTCCGCGACCACGACGGACTCGCCCGCATCGAAGTCGGTTCGGACGAACTCGACGCGGCGCTGAACCCCGACTTCGCGGCGGCGGCCCGCGAGCGACTGACCGAACTCGGCTTCGACCACGTAACGCTGGACCTCCACGGCTATCGGACCGGAAGCGTGAGTCCCGAAGGGGACGACGAACAAGCCGAAGAGACGGACGAACCCGTAGTCGAGAACGTCTTCGACTCCGAGTACCCGACCGCGGAGTAGCGACTTACTGCTCGTCAGTCGGCGCGTAGAAAGTGGCATGGGCGTTCGCACCCAGGGTGGCAGTTTGCTGGCACGCGAACTGCGGTATCGTAGCTGCTGGCACGCGAGCTATGTGGCAGGCGCGAACGCTACCTGATGTTGGTAGCCTTGGCCCTTAGTTATATGCCGATTACGCCGAGGGAAACGACACATTGTCCCCGACGACGAACGCGGACGGGGGTCAGTTCCCGGTCCACTTCAGGAGGAACAGGGTGGACTCGAACAGGGTAATCATCGTCAGCGTGACCAGAATCGGTGCCATCCCGGTCGGGTCCGGCGTGAACAGGAACGAGACGCCGAGGAACCCGCCCCAGAACAGCAGGCGACGGTCGGCGAGCCATCGGCGAGTCGTCAGCCCCATCATGATGGCGAGCATGATGAACAGCGGAATCTGGAACACGACCGCGAGATAGCCCATCAGCATCAGGATGAGGTTGAACGTCTTCGTCAGGCCGAACGCCAACTGTGCGGCCCCCTCGGTGTAGGAGATGAAGTAGGTGAACACCGCCGGGAGGACGAGGAAGAACGCGAACGCCACGCCGACGACTGCCAGCACGAGGCTGGTCGGCACCGCCGCGAGGTAGTACCGACGCTCGTGGGGGTAGAGACCCGGACGCATGAAGAGATACGTCTCGTAGACGAACACCGGAAGCGCGACGATGACCCCCGCGAGGCTGGCGACCTTGAGTTCGGTCAGCACCAGCGCCAGCGGGTGGTAGAGTCGCGGCCGCGCTTGGTCTCCGAGTTGGTCGAACGGGATGATGTTGTACCAGAGGAAGTTGATGACGCGCTCGGAGAACGGCAGGGCGACGGCCGTGACGAGGCCCGCGACGGCGATGACGACTGCCAGTCGCTTCACCATCTCCTCTATGTGGTCGGCCAGCGGCATCTCCTCGTCTTCCAGCGGCTCGTCCGGCGTCGGGGCCGGATTGCTCAGCGTTTCCGTCTCTCGTGACCCGCCGGTGTCCTCCGCGGGCGTGAGATTGCTGGCCGTCGCCTCCGATTCGTCAGCCATTCAGTCGGTCTAAGCGGTTCTGTCATTATAGGCTTTCTTCTCTTGGAAGGACGAGAAGATTGATAACTAAGACACGGCTACCCTTCCCAAAGAATGTCTGGGACTGGAAGTAGCGTCGTGGACGAGGATACCGCCCGCGCCGTCAACAGCGGCCGCGAGACTATCGGAGCGATGCTCTCGACGGCGCAGGAGCATCTCCAGAAGGTGTTCATCGTCTTCCTCGTCGGCTTCGTCGCCTCTTTCTACGCGCTTCGCTCTGCAGGGTGGCCGTTCCTCAAGAGCGTCACGAAAGCCCAGATGCCGCCGTCGCTGGCCGATTCGGTCGATATTATCGCCGTGACGCCGTTCGACGTTATCCTCTTGCAGGCGAAAATCGGGGCCATCGCGGGCGGCGTCATCGCGCTTCCGGTGTTGCTCTACTACTCCCGAGACTCCCTGCGCAAGCGGTCGTGGTATCCGGGCGCGCCGATTGCGCGGTGGAAAATCGCACTGCTCGTCCTGCTCGCACTCGGACTGTTCGTCGGCGGCATGCTGTACGGTTACGGCGTGTTCTTCCCGCTGATGTTCAAGTTCCTCGCCAACAACGCCATCACCGCCGGGTTCGAGACGCGCTACTCCATCGTCAAGTGGACGGAGTTCATCGCGTTCCTCTCGCTGTCGTTCGGTCTGGCCGCGGAACTCCCGCTGGCGATGAGCGGACTCGGCTACACCGGCATCGTCCCCTACGAGACGTTCCGGGACAAGTGGCGCTACGCCATCATGGGCATCTTCGTGTTCGGCGCGGTCGCCTCCCCGCCGGACCCGTTCACTCAGATTATGTGGGCGACCCCGCTCATCCTGCTGTACGCGTTCAGCCTCTATCTGACGAAAATCGTCGTGACGCTCAAGCGCGGGAGCGAGCGACTCAGTTTCGCTGGCGTGGTCCGGGACGACTGGATTCGGATTCTGGGCGTCCCCGCGCTGGCGTTCCTGCTCGTTCGGACGTTCTTCACCCGCGTCGGCGTGGCGTCGGTGAACGCCGAACTCCCCTCGAAGTACGCGCTCCCGACAATCGGTGAGGCGTTCGGGCTTCCGCGAACCGAGGCCATCCTCGTCGTCTCGGGTGCCGTCGCGCTAGTCACGTTCGTCGTCGCGTTCCTCTACTACCTCACGAAGGCGCTCGACGCGGCCGCGAGCGCCGCGCAAGCCGCGGGCGTCAGCGCGCCCGCGGCGGGCGCGCCGGGCGACATCGACCTCGAAAACCTCGACGCCGGTGGCGTCCGGGCGGCCCGCCCGAAGTCTTCGCGGACATGAGCGAAGACGAGGCCGTCGGCTACGCTGGCGAGGCGATGGAGAACGACGACGCCGAGAAAGCACAGGCCATCCTCGACCGGTACGACGAACTTCATCCGGACGACGAGGACGGCGAGGCCGAAGCAGACGCGGCGGAGGCGGCGGCCGGAGCGGGCGCGGAGGCCGCCGGTGGCGACGACGGCGAGGACCTGAACGAAGCGACGTTCCCCCGCGAACCCGACCGGCCGTCCGAGTCTTCGGGCAACGTCTTCGAGAGTACTGCGGCGGGCATGGCCGACGCGTTCACCGAAGACGAGACTACCGAGGAGGACATCGGCGGGTGGTTCTACGACCTCCGTTTCATCTTCGAGAGCCTCACGTCCAAGATGTTCCGCATCGTGGCGGTGTTCATGGCGGTTCTCGCGGGCGTGTTCATGTTCCTCTACCGTGGCGGTATCGGACTCATCCGCGAGGACTTCCTTTCGCGGCTTCCGGCCGAGGTCCGCCCCGAGATGGAGTCGGGCGAGACGGTGCTGAACATCGTGACGCTCCACCCCGTCGAGGCGCTGGTGTTCGAGGTCAAGATTGCGACCCTGCTCGGGGCCGTCGCGGTCCTGCCGCTAATCCTGTACTACGCGTGGCCCGCGATGAAAGAGCGCGGACTCGCCGCCGGGGACCGCCGCGTGTTCGGTCTCTGGTCGGGAACCATCGCAGTCGGTCTCGTCGCCGGGAGCGCGCTCGGCTACGCTATCGTCGCGCCGACAATCATCTCGTGGCTGGTCGGCGACGCGGTTCGGGCCGAGATGATAATCTCCTACCGGGTCAACAACTTCTTCTGGCTGGTGTTTTTCACCACGGCCGGAATCGGACTGCTGGCCGACGTGCCCCTCTCGATGTGGCTGTTCGAGCGGAGCGGACTCGTCTCGTTCGACGCGATGAAAGACCGCTGGCGCGAGGTGGTCATCGCCGTCTTCGCCGTCGCCGGACTGTTCACGCCCGACAGCCTCTACACGATGTTCCTCATCGCCATCCCGATTTCCCTCTCGTACCTCGTCGGATTGGGCGGCCTGTGGGTCATCACGCTCGGCGGGCGGCGGTAGACGCGACCGTTTTCGCTCGCTCTGGCACCGTTCCTGAAGACTTATTCCGACTCGCCGAACAGTTGCGTCTACGACATGTCGCGCTCCGCTCCTCCCGCCGCGGCCCTCGTCGCCCTCCTCGTAGCGTCGGCCGTCGTCCCCGCGCTGTCAGTCGGCGCGACTCCGCAGTCGGTCGCCCCGACTCCGGCGTCGGTCACCTCGCACCCGCAGAACGGCCCGCAGTCGCTGACCTGCGCGGTCGGAGTCGGGTCGGGACTCGCAACCGCCGAAGACCCAGACCGGAACGTCTCCGTCTCGACGTGGGTCGCGCCGGGGTCGGCCGACGACGAGTTGACGGACGCGAGCGCGATTGCGGACGCGACTTCGGCCGGTCGGGTGACGCCGCTTGACGGCGATGCGACCGTCGCACCAATCGACCTCGCGGTCCACCGAATCGACCTGAACGGGAGCGCGGTCGGTCTGCTCGACCGCCTCGGCGCGCAGGACCGGGGGTCGCCGACCGCGAACTTCCGGGCGCTCGTCCGCGAGGCGGGCGTCGAGTTCGAGTACTCGGGTCCGACCGCGTGCCCGCCGCGACTGGCGCTGAACGAGACGGTCGAACGCGGCGCGCTCCGGGTCGTCCCCGACCGGAGGGACGGCGCGCTCTTTCTGGTCGTGGACGTGGGCCGGGCGGCCTACTACGCGCTGGGGAGCGACACCGAACTCGCGCCCGACGACCGGTGGGACTACGGACATCACGCGGTCCGCCTCGGCCTTCGGAAATCCAGCGGTCTCGTCGCGGAGAACGTCACCGCGGAGGCCCACTACGATGTCGGCGAGACGCGGGCGCAGTTCGCGGCCGAGACCGAGGGTCTCGTCCGCCTGTCACCCGGCGCGAACGCGACGATTCGGGGCCGTGCGACCGTCGCGCCGGGCACCGAGATTCGGGTCCGACTCCGGCCGGTCGAAGCCCCGACCGGCGTCCTGAACGCGACGGCGACGGTGAACCGTTCGCGCGGGTTCGCGGCCCGATTCGACCTCTCGGGAGTCGGTGACGACGCGCTCTACGCCGCCCGGATGGTCGAGGCCGAACGCGACGAGGACTACCGCCGGACGACGCTCGTCGCCGTCGGGAACGCGACCGGCGGGACGCTCTTCGTCGGGACGCCCGAGAGCGAGGGTCTCCGCATCGACGACGTGAGCGCGGCGACGACGGACGGCGGGTTCGTCGTGGTCCGGAACGCCTCGGGCGGAATCGTCGGCGTCAGCGAGTTCTTCGGACCCGGCAGGCGCTTCCCGAAACCCGACCTCCGACCCCCGATTCGGAGCGACCAGAACGCCAGCGTGACCCTCTACCGCGACTCGAACGGGAATCGGACGTTCGACCCGGCCGACGAACCGTACCGCGCGAACGGGTCGGTCGTGCGCGGAATCGCGAACGTCACCATCGAGGGGTCGCCGCCGGAGGTGCCGACGACGCGGACGACCACGACGCTGGGGATGCCCGAGCGACGGACCGCGGCGGCGACCGAAACCCCGGAAGCGCCGACCCGAACCGCGGAGACGCCGACCAGCGCCACGGAGACGACGGACGGGGACACCACGGCTTCCACCACGAGGGTCCCCGGATTCGACTCGGCGGCCGCGGTTCTCGCGCTCCTCGCGTCGCTCGTCGCGCTTCGACGGCGGTAGGTCGGGTCTCGGGGAGCGCGTGCGAGGCGTTCGCGGGGGCGCGGCGTGTGCCGCGCCCCGCGAACGCTCAGCCAACTCGATACGGCTCAGGAAAATACGATTCGTTCTAAAAGCACGGAAATGGTTTCCGAAGACGCCGCGACGTATCGCTCCACCGAACTCTCGAACGATTTAACACACCGAGCGATAATATCGCAGTATGACCAAGATAAGCGTCGAAGTGCCCGACGAACTGCTAGACGACCTCGACGCCCACGTCGGCGAGGACGGCAAGTTCGTCAACCGGAGCGAGGCCATCCGCGCCTCGGTCCGGAAGATGCTGGACGTACTGGACGAAATCGACGAGCGCCACGGCCGACTCGAAGACGACTGACGATGACCGACTACCGAGACACCACGCCGCTCCCCACCGGCCGCGTCGCGCTGGTGGCGCTGTTCGTCACCGCGCTGGTGACGGCCCAACTCACGGCGTCGAAGCTACTGGGGTTCTCCATCCCCGTCTCGCTCCCGTTCACCGGCCGGATGCTCGTGATGCCCGGCGCGGCGCTGGCCTACGCGGTGACGTTCTTCGCCTCGGACTGCTACTCGGAACTCTATGGTCCCGACGAGGCCCACAAGGTGGTCAACGTCGGGTTCGCCATGAACTTCGTCCTGCTGGCGCTGGTCTACTCGACCATCGCCGCGCCCGCCGCGCCGTTCAGTGCGGTGGACCCCGCGACGTTCGAGAGCGTCCTCGGCGCGAGTCTCAACATCGTGGTGGCGAGTCTGCTGGCGTACCTCGTGAGCCAACACTGGGACGTGCGCGTCTTCCACGCCATCCGCGAGCGGACCGGCGGCGACCACCTCTGGGTCCGGAACGTCGGTTCGACGGCGACCAGCCAACTGCTCGACACCCTCATCTT
It contains:
- a CDS encoding ORC1-type DNA replication protein, with translation MADDPEEGMLSWDESVFRNEHVFEIDYVPETFAHRESEMRSLKYALRPAARGSRPLNVIARGPPGTGKTTAVQKVFGELGAQTDVRTVRVNCQVDSTRYSVFSRIFEGIFEYEPPSSGISFKKLFRQITEKLVEEDEVLVVALDDVNYLFYEGEASDTLYSLLRAHEAHSGAKIGVIVVSSDLNLDVIEDLDGRVQSVFRPEEVYFPVYDREEIADILRERVERGFHEGVVSTEVLDEVAELTAESGDLRVGIDLLRRAGLNAEMRASRTVSLQDVEEAYEKSKYVHLSHSLQALSDSEIELLEVIAQHDGERAGDVYDAFHDQTGLGYTRYSEIINKLDQLDIIDATYTNVEGRGRSRQLSLRYEPDAVLNRLEGS
- the tatC gene encoding twin-arginine translocase subunit TatC, whose protein sequence is MADESEATASNLTPAEDTGGSRETETLSNPAPTPDEPLEDEEMPLADHIEEMVKRLAVVIAVAGLVTAVALPFSERVINFLWYNIIPFDQLGDQARPRLYHPLALVLTELKVASLAGVIVALPVFVYETYLFMRPGLYPHERRYYLAAVPTSLVLAVVGVAFAFFLVLPAVFTYFISYTEGAAQLAFGLTKTFNLILMLMGYLAVVFQIPLFIMLAIMMGLTTRRWLADRRLLFWGGFLGVSFLFTPDPTGMAPILVTLTMITLFESTLFLLKWTGN
- a CDS encoding winged helix-turn-helix domain-containing protein, translating into MSTPRTEKASSEPLAENTVLTDVLGPHAKVSILVALLSENDRDLDPTDISRLAGIDRSTFYDHIDDLVAYGLVEKTRTVGNSQMYRIDRDNPAAEDLAQLEWDLLDCIPEE
- the tatC gene encoding twin-arginine translocase subunit TatC — translated: MSGTGSSVVDEDTARAVNSGRETIGAMLSTAQEHLQKVFIVFLVGFVASFYALRSAGWPFLKSVTKAQMPPSLADSVDIIAVTPFDVILLQAKIGAIAGGVIALPVLLYYSRDSLRKRSWYPGAPIARWKIALLVLLALGLFVGGMLYGYGVFFPLMFKFLANNAITAGFETRYSIVKWTEFIAFLSLSFGLAAELPLAMSGLGYTGIVPYETFRDKWRYAIMGIFVFGAVASPPDPFTQIMWATPLILLYAFSLYLTKIVVTLKRGSERLSFAGVVRDDWIRILGVPALAFLLVRTFFTRVGVASVNAELPSKYALPTIGEAFGLPRTEAILVVSGAVALVTFVVAFLYYLTKALDAAASAAQAAGVSAPAAGAPGDIDLENLDAGGVRAARPKSSRT
- a CDS encoding endonuclease MutS2 encodes the protein MELEAIPGVGSKTAAALSELDDPERALRTGDVAELASAPGITEGRAAAIARGAIRERHDDPGGFLATDRAEELYRDALDLLKDRTVTSYGEKRLETLYPSGVASRVEEVREFAERATDRDPGHEVLEALADVEPLADPRDVSVRDRCLATTDAERYTEAQQAIPELSVEVVEDTRDLADLARGYSTVVALDEEFAGVAVDGDVRVEPDALERPAEIVPERVLAFYAANRDCLRAAAEVHRTAGIDPPLDLDALESTLERVDSDGTVVGDDELDRLARAIDDLDAAVSTAESVANDELRSAIEERDVTVEGSDLLSLVEQGAGVDSLLSRELSDEYATAVEQAREELVDSLDLDSGEASVARRAFPEEPAFPVERDEEVVNRLREDLQAAKDRRATRRKRELAADLADRRADAEQLVRTALELDVELAVARFAEDFDCVMPEFGSDGAEASGFEIEGGRSPLLDVDFADVEPVDYDVSGVALLSGVNSGGKTSTLDLVALVTILAHMGLPVPAEDASVERFGELHYHAKTQGTLDAGAFESTLREFAGLATGGERTASHTDGSGGGADRLVLVDELESITEPGASAKIIAGILEELRGRDVTGVFVSHLAAEIREMADYDVPVDGIEAKGLEDGELVVNRSPVKNHLARSTPELIVEKLAGDSDGQFYDRLLEKF
- the tatC gene encoding twin-arginine translocase subunit TatC — protein: MSEDEAVGYAGEAMENDDAEKAQAILDRYDELHPDDEDGEAEADAAEAAAGAGAEAAGGDDGEDLNEATFPREPDRPSESSGNVFESTAAGMADAFTEDETTEEDIGGWFYDLRFIFESLTSKMFRIVAVFMAVLAGVFMFLYRGGIGLIREDFLSRLPAEVRPEMESGETVLNIVTLHPVEALVFEVKIATLLGAVAVLPLILYYAWPAMKERGLAAGDRRVFGLWSGTIAVGLVAGSALGYAIVAPTIISWLVGDAVRAEMIISYRVNNFFWLVFFTTAGIGLLADVPLSMWLFERSGLVSFDAMKDRWREVVIAVFAVAGLFTPDSLYTMFLIAIPISLSYLVGLGGLWVITLGGRR
- the larE gene encoding ATP-dependent sacrificial sulfur transferase LarE; the encoded protein is MATIEEKARAVREDLADREGVLVAFSGGVDSSVVAALAHDALGDDAVACTAKSETLPEAELDDSRRVADEIGVRHEVVEFSELDDTDFVVNDDDRCYHCRTMRLGKMFETAEELGIPVVCDGTNASDADGGHRPGLRAVEELDAYSPLLAHDIDKEEVRELADAYDLSVADKPSMACLSSRIPTGLEVTESKLSRVERAEALVRQWGFSQFRVRDHDGLARIEVGSDELDAALNPDFAAAARERLTELGFDHVTLDLHGYRTGSVSPEGDDEQAEETDEPVVENVFDSEYPTAE